One genomic region from Euzebya sp. encodes:
- a CDS encoding Txe/YoeB family addiction module toxin, whose protein sequence is MRLVFTPNGWEDYRHWQSADRATLKRINRLIDDVLRDPFSGIGKPEPLRHGLAGCWSRRITDEHRLVYLVDVEDVVILQARYHY, encoded by the coding sequence ATGAGGCTGGTCTTCACCCCGAACGGGTGGGAGGACTACCGCCACTGGCAGTCGGCTGATCGTGCGACGTTGAAGCGGATCAACCGGCTGATCGACGACGTGCTGCGGGATCCGTTCAGCGGGATCGGGAAGCCCGAGCCGTTGCGGCACGGGCTGGCGGGGTGTTGGTCACGTCGCATCACCGACGAGCACCGCCTGGTCTACCTGGTCGACGTCGAGGACGTGGTCATCCTGCAGGCCCGCTACCACTACTGA
- a CDS encoding type II toxin-antitoxin system Phd/YefM family antitoxin has translation MSITASEARRNLFPLLQQVNDDRVPVTITSKRGDAVLLSKADFDALEETAHLLRSPSNAVRLLESLAQAQRGEREVHDLDR, from the coding sequence ATGTCGATCACGGCGAGCGAGGCCCGGCGCAACCTGTTCCCGTTGCTGCAGCAGGTCAACGACGACCGAGTGCCGGTGACGATCACGTCCAAGCGCGGTGATGCGGTGCTGTTGTCGAAGGCGGACTTCGACGCGTTGGAGGAGACCGCCCACCTGTTGCGGTCGCCGTCGAACGCCGTGCGGTTGTTGGAGAGCCTCGCCCAGGCGCAGCGTGGCGAGCGTGAGGTCCACGACCTGGACCGATGA